One genomic segment of Leeia speluncae includes these proteins:
- the aspS gene encoding aspartate--tRNA ligase: MRTDYCGLIDTRYLGQTVTLYGWTHRRRDHGGVVFIDLRDREGLVQVVCDPDNQTAFQVADTVRNEFVLKIVGRVRPRPEGTTNKNLISGEIEVIADEIEVLNPSVTPPFMMDDENLSENTRLTYRVLDLRRPAMQKNLRLRYRVAMLIRNYLDAQGFIDVETPMLTRSTPEGARDYLVPSRVHDGQFFALPQSPQLFKQLLMVAGFDRYYQITKCFRDEDLRADRQPEFTQIDLETSFLTENQIMDITESMAKHTFKEAIGVDLGDFPRMTYQDAMHFYGSDKPDLRVTLKFTELTDLMKTEEFKVFRGAADMPNGRVVALRVPNGATISRKEIDDYTQFAGIYGAKGLAYIKVNDKTKVTNDEHSGLQSPIVKFLSVAALEEILKRTEAQDGDIIFFGADKAKVVNESIGALRIKIGHERGEANGYFIREWRPLWVIDFPMFEHDEEDDRWTACHHPFTSPKDGHEDLMVSNPGACLAKAYDMVLNGWEIGGGSVRIHRAEVQKKVFDALKISPEEAQNKFGFLLDNLQFGAPPHGGLAFGLDRLVTLMTGAESIRDVIAFPKTQRAQCLLTNAPNEVDEKQLRELHIKLRNTPKLVTE; encoded by the coding sequence ATGAGAACAGATTACTGCGGACTAATTGATACCCGCTACCTTGGTCAGACAGTCACCTTATACGGTTGGACTCATCGTCGCCGCGATCATGGTGGCGTGGTATTTATTGATTTGCGTGACCGTGAAGGCCTAGTTCAAGTTGTTTGCGATCCAGATAATCAAACAGCGTTCCAAGTAGCAGATACTGTCCGCAATGAATTTGTTTTGAAAATTGTAGGTCGTGTACGCCCTCGCCCAGAAGGCACAACCAACAAAAATCTAATCTCTGGTGAAATTGAAGTCATTGCAGATGAGATTGAAGTACTCAACCCATCTGTCACCCCACCATTCATGATGGATGACGAAAATCTATCAGAAAACACACGTCTAACATACCGTGTGTTAGACCTTCGTCGCCCAGCAATGCAAAAGAACTTACGTCTACGCTACCGCGTTGCGATGTTGATCCGTAACTACCTAGACGCGCAAGGCTTCATCGACGTCGAAACACCAATGCTGACACGTAGCACACCAGAAGGTGCACGTGATTACCTGGTTCCTTCACGCGTTCATGACGGCCAATTCTTCGCGCTACCTCAGTCTCCACAACTATTCAAACAGCTATTGATGGTTGCTGGTTTTGATCGCTACTATCAAATCACAAAATGTTTCCGTGACGAAGATTTACGTGCTGACCGTCAACCAGAATTCACACAGATCGACTTGGAAACCTCATTCCTAACTGAAAATCAGATCATGGATATCACAGAAAGTATGGCAAAACATACTTTCAAAGAAGCCATTGGCGTTGATCTTGGCGACTTTCCACGCATGACCTACCAAGATGCAATGCATTTTTATGGCTCTGACAAGCCTGATCTACGTGTCACGCTGAAGTTCACTGAACTAACAGACCTAATGAAAACAGAAGAATTCAAGGTTTTCAGAGGCGCTGCAGATATGCCAAACGGCCGCGTTGTTGCTTTGCGCGTACCAAATGGTGCAACAATTTCTCGTAAAGAAATTGATGATTACACTCAATTTGCAGGCATCTATGGTGCAAAAGGTCTTGCCTACATCAAAGTAAATGACAAGACTAAAGTTACAAATGATGAGCACTCAGGTCTTCAATCACCAATCGTAAAATTCTTGTCTGTTGCGGCATTAGAAGAAATTCTAAAACGCACAGAAGCACAAGATGGCGACATCATCTTCTTTGGCGCAGACAAAGCCAAAGTAGTGAATGAATCAATCGGCGCATTGCGTATCAAAATTGGTCACGAAAGAGGCGAAGCCAACGGTTACTTCATCAGAGAGTGGCGCCCACTATGGGTGATTGACTTCCCAATGTTTGAACACGATGAAGAAGATGATCGCTGGACAGCATGTCACCACCCATTCACATCGCCAAAAGATGGCCATGAAGACTTAATGGTGAGCAATCCAGGCGCATGCTTGGCAAAAGCTTACGATATGGTACTTAACGGGTGGGAAATTGGCGGCGGTTCAGTCCGTATCCACCGCGCCGAAGTACAAAAGAAAGTATTTGATGCACTGAAAATTTCACCAGAAGAAGCTCAAAACAAATTTGGCTTCTTGCTAGATAACCTTCAGTTTGGCGCACCTCCACACGGCGGTTTAGCATTTGGCCTAGATCGACTAGTTACGTTAATGACCGGCGCAGAATCGATTCGTGATGTGATTGCATTCCCGAAAACACAACGTGCACAGTGTCTATTAACCAATGCACCGAATGAAGTGGATGAGAAACAACTTCGTGAGTTGCATATTAAGCTTAGAAATACACCTAAATTAGTAACAGAATAA
- a CDS encoding DUF502 domain-containing protein: protein MSLIRLRKYLLTGLLIWVPMVITLWVLQLIIGTLDGIFHWLPPQWQPESLIQFNLPLFGQVKGLPGLGVVITLLVLLLTGLTVSNILGKRIYILWENVLSKIPVFKTIYSSVKQVSDTLLSSNGQAFRKALLVHYPHQGSWTIAFQTGTPTGEVAEILPPDMVSVYVPTTPNPTSGFFLIVPKSETKELEMSVDEALKYIISMGVVAPKPGAHPHKEEH, encoded by the coding sequence ATGTCACTAATCAGACTTCGAAAATACCTTCTAACTGGCCTATTAATTTGGGTACCGATGGTGATTACACTTTGGGTACTCCAATTAATTATTGGAACCTTAGATGGGATCTTTCATTGGCTCCCACCACAATGGCAGCCAGAGTCTTTAATCCAATTTAACCTACCACTTTTTGGGCAAGTTAAAGGATTACCCGGCTTAGGCGTTGTCATTACACTGTTGGTACTATTGCTAACAGGATTAACCGTTTCCAATATTCTTGGCAAACGGATTTACATTCTCTGGGAAAATGTACTCAGCAAAATCCCAGTTTTCAAAACAATTTACAGTAGTGTCAAGCAAGTTTCAGACACCCTACTCTCTAGTAACGGCCAAGCCTTTCGTAAAGCATTGCTCGTCCACTACCCGCATCAAGGGAGTTGGACCATTGCATTTCAAACAGGTACACCAACAGGAGAAGTGGCTGAAATACTGCCGCCAGATATGGTTAGCGTCTATGTGCCAACCACGCCAAACCCAACATCAGGCTTTTTCTTGATTGTTCCTAAATCAGAAACAAAAGAATTAGAGATGTCGGTGGATGAGGCATTGAAATACATCATATCGATGGGTGTTGTCGCCCCAAAACCCGGTGCACACCCTCACAAAGAAGAACACTAA
- a CDS encoding FmdB family zinc ribbon protein, translating into MPIYAYRCSSCGFAKDVLQKISDAPLTDCPECKQPCFSKQLTAAGFQLKGSGWYVTDFRGGSSSSATVNATSPKPAESTTTETTSTTTASAPACGTSGGCGCH; encoded by the coding sequence ATGCCAATTTACGCATATCGTTGCAGCAGCTGCGGTTTTGCCAAGGACGTGCTGCAAAAGATTTCTGATGCACCACTAACAGACTGTCCTGAATGCAAACAGCCCTGCTTCTCCAAGCAACTAACCGCGGCTGGTTTTCAACTAAAAGGATCTGGCTGGTACGTGACCGACTTTAGAGGTGGTTCTTCTAGCTCGGCTACAGTAAACGCAACCTCACCAAAGCCTGCAGAATCAACAACAACAGAAACCACTAGCACAACGACAGCAAGCGCCCCCGCTTGTGGAACCTCAGGTGGTTGCGGATGTCACTAA
- a CDS encoding bifunctional 4-hydroxy-2-oxoglutarate aldolase/2-dehydro-3-deoxy-phosphogluconate aldolase, with protein sequence MTLDQIIAATTVMPVIVIDDLDTAVPLAQALVAGGIRTLEVTLRTPKALEAIKLIKAEVPDAILGAGTITTASQLDAVIEAGASFGVSPGSTPAFLESIKKSGLPFLPGVMTPSEAMVARDAGFAVLKLFPAVPAGGVKLLEAIRGPLPEIKFCPTGGISPQTAPDFLKLPNVVCIGGSWLTPKEAIASKNWDEITRLAKEAASLRG encoded by the coding sequence ATGACACTCGATCAAATTATTGCAGCAACAACGGTAATGCCTGTTATCGTCATTGATGATTTAGACACTGCCGTCCCACTTGCCCAAGCGCTAGTTGCTGGTGGAATTAGAACGCTAGAAGTGACACTACGCACGCCAAAAGCACTAGAAGCAATTAAGTTAATTAAAGCAGAAGTGCCAGATGCCATTCTCGGCGCTGGCACGATCACCACTGCCAGTCAGCTAGATGCAGTGATCGAGGCAGGCGCCAGCTTTGGTGTTAGTCCTGGCAGCACACCGGCATTCCTTGAAAGCATAAAAAAAAGCGGCCTACCATTTTTACCAGGCGTCATGACACCTTCAGAAGCAATGGTTGCCCGAGACGCCGGCTTTGCAGTGTTAAAACTATTCCCTGCAGTACCTGCGGGTGGCGTGAAATTACTAGAAGCCATTAGAGGCCCATTACCAGAGATTAAATTCTGCCCAACAGGTGGAATCTCCCCGCAAACCGCACCAGATTTTCTAAAATTGCCAAACGTTGTATGTATTGGTGGATCTTGGCTAACACCGAAAGAAGCCATTGCAAGCAAAAACTGGGATGAAATTACACGCCTAGCGAAAGAAGCAGCTTCTCTACGTGGTTAA